A DNA window from Enterobacter cloacae subsp. cloacae ATCC 13047 contains the following coding sequences:
- the thiS gene encoding sulfur carrier protein ThiS, whose translation MRILFNDEPMKCDDGLTVAALLEKLRQLKPGTALALNQQILPREQWEHQQVSEGDQILLFQVIAGG comes from the coding sequence ATGCGCATTCTGTTTAATGATGAGCCGATGAAATGCGATGACGGTCTCACCGTTGCCGCGCTGCTCGAGAAGCTGCGCCAGCTCAAGCCGGGAACGGCGCTGGCGCTTAATCAACAGATCCTGCCGCGTGAGCAGTGGGAACATCAGCAGGTGAGCGAAGGCGACCAGATCCTGCTGTTTCAGGTTATCGCCGGGGGCTGA
- the thiG gene encoding thiazole synthase has protein sequence MLRIADKVFDSHLFTGTGKFASPQLMVDAIRESGSQLVTLALKRVDLRHHSDAILAPLLDAGVTLLPNTSGAKTAEEAIFAAQLAREALGTHWLKLEIHPDARWLLPDPIETLKAAEKLVQQGFTVLPYCGADPVLCKRLEEVGCAAVMPLGAPIGSNQGLETRAMLEIIIEQATVPVVVDAGIGVPSHAAQALEMGASAVLVNTAIAVADDPIRMARAFRMAVEAGLLARESGPGTRSFQAQATSPLTGFLEALS, from the coding sequence ATGTTACGTATTGCTGATAAAGTCTTTGATTCACATCTGTTTACCGGGACCGGAAAATTCGCCTCGCCGCAGCTGATGGTGGATGCCATCCGTGAAAGCGGCAGCCAGCTGGTGACGCTGGCGCTCAAGCGCGTCGATCTGCGCCATCACAGCGACGCCATTCTGGCACCATTGCTGGATGCTGGCGTTACCCTGCTGCCCAATACCTCCGGTGCGAAAACGGCTGAAGAGGCGATTTTTGCGGCTCAGCTGGCCCGTGAAGCGCTGGGTACCCACTGGCTGAAACTGGAAATACATCCGGATGCGCGCTGGCTGTTGCCCGACCCCATCGAAACGTTAAAAGCGGCCGAAAAGCTGGTGCAGCAAGGCTTTACCGTTCTGCCCTACTGCGGGGCCGATCCCGTGCTGTGTAAACGGCTGGAAGAGGTCGGCTGCGCTGCCGTCATGCCGCTGGGCGCTCCAATTGGTTCTAATCAGGGCCTGGAGACCCGCGCCATGCTGGAGATCATCATTGAGCAAGCCACCGTGCCGGTGGTGGTGGATGCAGGCATTGGCGTGCCCAGCCATGCCGCCCAGGCGCTGGAGATGGGAGCAAGTGCCGTGCTGGTGAACACAGCCATTGCGGTCGCCGACGACCCCATCAGGATGGCCCGTGCGTTCCGCATGGCCGTGGAGGCTGGCTTGCTGGCACGAGAGTCTGGCCCGGGAACGCGCAGTTTTCAGGCACAGGCCACCAGCCCGTTGACCGGCTTTCTGGAGGCGCTCTCATGA
- the thiH gene encoding 2-iminoacetate synthase ThiH, whose amino-acid sequence MTTFTDRWRQLNWDDIALRINSKTQADVERALQARHLSRDDMMALLSPAASTFLEPMAQRAQRLTRQRFGNTVSFYVPLYLSNLCANNCTYCGFSMSNRIKRKTLDESEIARECAAIREMGFEHLLLVTGEHQSKVGMDYFRQHLPAIRRQFASLQMEVQPLSQEEYAELKTLGLDGVMVYQETYHEATYARHHLKGKKQDFFFRLETPDRLGRAGIDKIGLGALIGLSDSWRVDCYMVAEHLLWLQQHYWQSRYSISFPRLRPCTGGVEPASVMDERQLVQAICAFRLLAPEVELSLSTRESPAFRDRVIPLAINNVSAFSKTQPGGYADDHPELEQFAPHDSRRPEAVAAALTAQGLQPVWKDWDSWLGRASQMR is encoded by the coding sequence ATGACCACCTTTACCGACCGCTGGCGGCAGCTTAACTGGGACGATATTGCCCTGCGTATCAACAGTAAAACGCAGGCTGACGTGGAGCGCGCCTTACAAGCCCGTCACCTGTCCCGCGACGATATGATGGCCCTGCTCTCTCCGGCGGCGAGCACCTTTCTTGAGCCGATGGCCCAGCGCGCTCAGAGGCTCACCCGCCAGCGTTTTGGCAACACGGTGAGCTTTTACGTACCGCTCTACCTCTCTAACCTGTGCGCGAATAACTGCACCTACTGCGGCTTCTCCATGAGCAACCGCATCAAGCGGAAAACACTCGATGAGAGCGAAATCGCCCGTGAGTGTGCCGCCATCCGTGAAATGGGTTTTGAGCATCTCCTGCTGGTCACGGGTGAACATCAGAGCAAAGTCGGGATGGACTATTTTCGACAGCACCTTCCGGCCATTCGCCGTCAGTTCGCGTCGCTACAGATGGAGGTTCAGCCCCTGTCGCAGGAGGAATACGCGGAGCTTAAAACCCTCGGGCTGGACGGAGTGATGGTGTATCAGGAAACCTACCACGAGGCGACGTATGCCCGGCATCACCTGAAGGGAAAGAAACAGGATTTCTTCTTCCGGCTGGAGACCCCGGACAGACTGGGCCGGGCCGGGATCGACAAAATCGGTCTGGGTGCGCTGATTGGGCTGTCAGATAGCTGGCGAGTGGATTGCTACATGGTAGCGGAACACCTGCTATGGCTGCAGCAGCACTACTGGCAAAGCCGTTACTCCATCTCTTTCCCACGCTTGCGGCCATGTACGGGAGGTGTTGAACCCGCCTCGGTAATGGACGAACGTCAGCTGGTCCAGGCCATCTGTGCGTTTCGCCTGCTTGCCCCGGAGGTTGAATTATCCCTCTCGACGCGTGAATCTCCTGCGTTTCGTGACCGCGTGATCCCGCTTGCGATTAACAACGTCAGTGCGTTCTCCAAAACGCAGCCAGGGGGCTATGCCGATGACCATCCGGAGCTGGAACAATTTGCGCCACATGATAGTCGACGGCCAGAAGCGGTTGCCGCCGCCCTGACCGCGCAGGGGTTACAACCGGTCTGGAAAGACTGGGATAGTTGGCTGGGAAGAGCCTCGCAAATGCGTTGA